Proteins from a single region of candidate division TA06 bacterium:
- a CDS encoding T9SS type A sorting domain-containing protein — MKAKWVRLILGAAMVFAICVSPASSSARAGRVNPGRQILIYDLQYQETNRISIPLTNFGQFGQNMAGSAGDDWPKGSGNPYTFGAGIWVAAILDGDTIVINGYNTVGSGQEFMPGPHYDPNRPEDKVYLSWDPDDLANWPDRDSLGEPIIMGDEDTWAEFNGHDPSVQGPGEEPLPITVTRHSVAWRESLRADMIFFVYTLKNDTTFPITNMYVGIGSDLDVGDADNDLVGLDRRRSLGYTFTPVQEVGWDAPPPYYVAHVFLGGPKASDTVYVGQDPANPDTIIYPGEHLVLTAFKEFNRNVDANNDIQRFLVMAGYDFNYVYGPFSDSIDTEPEDERMVVSAGPFVLEPGEVDTFAVAVMYSNGNTGGLWYLQNEADRAKIIWDNGLNLHGVKVISPNGGEVWSGVHDVQWCTSRSSGNPLVIDIVVSPDGGLSLDTIAVGEVDDSSYTWNTSTVPDGFYFLQVAACNEVGCGYDWSNGEFLIDNPGNGPPYVGLTSPNGGEVWNGVQQITWWARDPDGDTLYIDLHCSNDNGLTWMEIASGEPNDSVYEWDTSRFPNGLNSCLVKVIASDMTLTDIDISAGSFTVNNSHSPGGQVDHTAGSCNTITITPRVVRPEDVTGHLYEVRFGTIYPDSTDPGSAIYTYDVWNLTTSSQLLDDYPLPVPLDSTPVVRYSPYFDGVCLEIDAVINSASFTADSITVTVDPGVPYPEGNLSVEGIVPEKIWAFHGATSFEIRWEYYNGSPDTLTAQFHDMGNDSGVSYDSLWGDSWSFGPRSLVPPLVYEGYMTADMGIPRTMIYVCGVRYYTNNGFPMNWSVRPEPGEVWTVYESGDCPPCRGNIYQFITTGISEHSNAPRLSIFHLSQNHPNPFSAATTIRYSVVSAETKVSLKVYDVAGRLVSTVVDRKQKPGYYTLTWDGRDEKGQSVSSGIYFYRLSSGGQVATRKMVLMK; from the coding sequence ATGAAGGCCAAATGGGTCAGATTGATACTTGGCGCAGCCATGGTCTTTGCCATCTGCGTGTCTCCGGCGTCATCTTCGGCTCGTGCCGGCAGGGTGAATCCAGGCAGACAAATCCTGATTTACGACCTCCAATATCAGGAGACCAACAGAATATCAATTCCCCTGACCAACTTCGGTCAATTCGGTCAGAACATGGCGGGCAGTGCAGGTGATGACTGGCCGAAGGGGTCCGGTAACCCGTACACTTTCGGCGCCGGCATATGGGTTGCTGCAATTCTTGACGGCGACACCATTGTAATCAATGGCTACAACACCGTTGGTTCAGGCCAGGAGTTTATGCCAGGGCCTCATTATGATCCGAATCGACCAGAGGACAAGGTCTACTTGAGTTGGGATCCTGACGACCTTGCAAACTGGCCGGATAGGGATTCACTGGGTGAACCCATAATCATGGGAGATGAGGACACTTGGGCCGAATTCAACGGCCACGACCCTAGTGTACAGGGACCCGGAGAAGAACCTCTCCCCATAACTGTGACCAGGCACAGTGTCGCCTGGCGTGAGTCTCTCCGAGCGGATATGATCTTCTTTGTGTATACCCTCAAGAACGACACCACTTTTCCTATCACAAACATGTATGTGGGGATTGGTTCTGACCTGGATGTGGGAGATGCAGACAATGACCTGGTGGGCCTTGACCGGAGACGGAGCCTGGGTTACACATTTACACCTGTTCAGGAGGTGGGCTGGGACGCTCCACCTCCTTATTATGTTGCCCACGTGTTCCTTGGGGGACCCAAGGCTTCCGACACCGTGTATGTAGGTCAGGACCCGGCCAACCCGGATACAATAATCTACCCCGGTGAACATCTGGTTCTTACTGCGTTCAAGGAATTCAACAGGAATGTTGATGCAAACAATGACATCCAGAGATTTCTTGTTATGGCCGGCTACGACTTCAACTATGTCTATGGGCCGTTCTCAGACAGCATTGACACTGAGCCTGAAGATGAGAGAATGGTCGTCTCTGCTGGTCCGTTTGTCCTCGAGCCCGGTGAGGTGGACACCTTTGCAGTGGCTGTCATGTACTCCAACGGGAATACAGGAGGGCTCTGGTATCTGCAAAATGAAGCGGATCGTGCCAAGATCATCTGGGACAACGGCCTGAACCTCCACGGGGTGAAGGTCATCTCTCCAAACGGGGGAGAGGTCTGGTCGGGTGTTCATGATGTTCAATGGTGCACATCTCGCTCCTCAGGCAATCCTCTTGTCATTGACATTGTAGTGAGCCCGGATGGCGGGCTCTCCCTGGACACTATTGCTGTTGGGGAGGTCGATGACAGCAGTTACACCTGGAACACAAGCACTGTGCCAGATGGTTTCTACTTCTTGCAGGTCGCTGCTTGCAATGAAGTGGGATGTGGATACGACTGGTCGAACGGCGAGTTCCTGATAGACAACCCGGGCAATGGCCCTCCATATGTTGGTTTGACATCTCCAAATGGTGGCGAGGTGTGGAATGGAGTACAGCAGATCACCTGGTGGGCGAGAGATCCTGATGGTGACACTTTATACATCGACCTTCACTGCAGTAACGATAATGGGCTTACCTGGATGGAAATCGCTTCCGGTGAACCGAATGACAGTGTCTATGAATGGGATACTTCAAGATTTCCAAACGGTTTGAACAGTTGTCTGGTGAAGGTTATTGCCTCTGACATGACATTGACAGATATCGACATTTCAGCAGGGTCTTTCACAGTCAACAACTCACATTCACCAGGTGGGCAGGTCGATCACACTGCTGGCTCCTGTAATACCATTACCATAACGCCAAGAGTGGTTCGTCCTGAGGATGTTACTGGACATCTCTATGAAGTTCGGTTCGGGACCATCTATCCCGACTCAACAGATCCTGGTAGTGCAATTTACACATACGATGTCTGGAACCTTACAACCAGTAGTCAGCTTCTCGATGACTACCCATTACCGGTTCCCCTTGATTCGACTCCAGTGGTGAGGTACTCCCCTTACTTTGATGGGGTCTGCCTCGAGATTGATGCCGTTATCAATTCCGCGAGCTTCACTGCTGACAGCATCACGGTCACCGTTGATCCCGGCGTTCCTTATCCCGAGGGTAATCTCTCAGTTGAGGGGATAGTCCCTGAAAAGATATGGGCCTTCCACGGGGCGACGTCTTTTGAGATAAGATGGGAATACTACAACGGAAGCCCGGATACTCTGACAGCTCAGTTCCATGATATGGGGAATGATTCGGGAGTATCCTACGATAGCCTGTGGGGGGATTCCTGGTCGTTTGGCCCCCGCTCTCTGGTGCCTCCTCTTGTGTATGAGGGATACATGACAGCAGACATGGGGATTCCTCGGACCATGATTTATGTGTGCGGGGTGAGGTATTATACAAATAACGGCTTCCCTATGAACTGGTCGGTCAGGCCTGAGCCTGGAGAGGTATGGACAGTGTATGAGAGTGGAGACTGTCCTCCTTGTCGGGGTAACATATACCAGTTCATCACCACTGGAATTAGCGAGCATTCAAATGCACCACGTCTGTCTATCTTCCATCTTTCCCAAAATCATCCTAATCCTTTCTCTGCTGCCACGACCATCCGCTACTCCGTAGTTTCGGCTGAAACAAAGGTCAGCCTCAAGGTTTATGACGTCGCCGGTAGATTGGTGAGTACCGTTGTTGATAGAAAACAGAAGCCGGGCTACTACACTCTGACCTGGGATGGAAGAGATGAGAAAGGTCAGTCAGTATCGAGTGGCATCTACTTCTACAGGCTGAGCAGCGGAGGGCAGGTCGCTACAAGGAAGATGGTGCTGATGAAGTAA
- a CDS encoding T9SS type A sorting domain-containing protein, with translation MRKPVLFLLLTVASIAVIGFLATLDSAIASEDDTASRRAYLEKAFETANVFPGATVEDFLYPEPGEEKPLFAPQYEPWVEVFRFPIIQSLYAVGVAYNKNADEDLRYIVSTGIDPRPMFRFYDKDGEQTRTCDQQNSAGWGLRDLAYDESRDEFHGGGHQVYRRQIFLDNCRDKCDVNLPQLPNHYGTAHHEVDGGPDTVWSHYWATDFVGYAVSRPSCTFEHLGTLMSNMDRGVRYGIAIDQSGTTGEPWVLWISYQTGPGGNRLEARRRNGTVAGYQSLPGIAGGIDFTDDWEGTGKPAILYLDQGNPDHVVVLQPPETGVADVHKDERPVAFLLSQNRPNPFAQTTTISFNLPVSGHATLSIYDICGRLITTLLDEEIEVGPSSATWDGESDASGIYFYRLGWSGHSLTRKMLVVR, from the coding sequence ATGAGAAAGCCAGTTCTCTTTTTGCTGCTGACAGTGGCAAGCATTGCGGTGATAGGTTTTCTCGCGACGCTTGACTCTGCCATCGCATCCGAGGATGACACCGCCAGCAGGAGGGCATATCTCGAGAAGGCATTTGAGACCGCTAATGTTTTCCCGGGCGCAACGGTGGAAGATTTCCTTTACCCGGAGCCAGGAGAGGAAAAGCCTCTCTTTGCCCCCCAATATGAGCCATGGGTTGAGGTCTTCAGGTTCCCCATTATTCAAAGCCTCTACGCCGTGGGCGTGGCTTACAACAAAAACGCCGATGAAGACCTGCGCTACATAGTGTCGACCGGGATTGACCCGCGACCCATGTTCCGGTTCTACGACAAAGATGGAGAACAAACCCGCACCTGCGACCAGCAGAACTCCGCTGGCTGGGGGTTGAGGGACCTGGCGTACGACGAGAGCAGAGACGAGTTCCACGGCGGGGGACATCAAGTTTATAGGCGCCAGATATTCCTGGACAACTGCCGTGACAAGTGCGATGTCAATCTCCCCCAGCTACCCAATCACTACGGAACTGCCCATCATGAAGTCGACGGCGGTCCCGACACTGTGTGGTCCCACTACTGGGCAACCGACTTCGTTGGCTACGCTGTCAGTCGCCCATCCTGCACATTCGAACACCTGGGCACTCTAATGAGCAACATGGATCGCGGTGTTAGGTATGGAATCGCCATTGATCAGTCAGGAACTACCGGGGAGCCCTGGGTTCTCTGGATCTCGTATCAGACTGGGCCGGGAGGGAACCGTCTGGAAGCCAGGAGAAGGAATGGCACGGTGGCAGGTTACCAGTCTCTCCCCGGAATCGCCGGCGGAATCGATTTCACCGATGATTGGGAGGGAACGGGGAAGCCAGCCATCCTATACCTGGACCAGGGCAATCCTGACCATGTTGTTGTCCTCCAGCCCCCCGAGACCGGGGTTGCCGATGTGCATAAGGACGAGAGACCTGTCGCCTTTCTGCTTTCTCAGAACAGACCGAATCCTTTTGCGCAAACCACCACTATATCCTTCAATCTCCCTGTGTCAGGTCACGCAACGCTAAGCATCTACGACATATGCGGACGGCTCATCACGACTCTTCTCGATGAAGAAATAGAGGTAGGCCCGAGTTCCGCCACTTGGGATGGCGAAAGTGACGCTTCAGGAATTTACTTCTACAGACTCGGCTGGAGCGGACACTCCCTGACCAGGAAGATGCTTGTAGTAAGATAG
- a CDS encoding V-type ATP synthase subunit I, producing MSLVKMQKVLLLGHKSEKEQLLRTLQEAGILHLSSLNEEELAKEIPDLVPGEAIPGKELESLVSDLNGSINYLSIYAKPASLMEGIIPSKLEFSQEESNEIIESYDASETISKCNKMLKEREALNTKENSLNAHIGLLSNWTGLDVDLEDVRSTKRVAIMPTTIHTKLTREELEVEFSSSPVDMEIVHAETGKVNCILAYAKDDEIESRDFLKGFDSETVDLTGLKGTPKRIIDDAHKEFLSVYKRKQDLADDSKELEAERKKLLLLYDHYNSLMETKQAERFSLDTKNAFALTGWIRRTDKKKLNSIADSFESVSLSEAEPDKGEDPPVELINSRAFRPFETVTELYSMPRHFELDPTPLLAIWFALFFALCLTDAGYGLILAAIALIMMPRVQGNKRILWLLFTAGVTTILVGALTGSWFGDLADYTNVPALLKFRHAVQLFDPMESPIVFFRLALGLGVIHVFFGLGIRIYQDIKHRAYLDAFADQFLWLVWWIGVIMLLFSTDQVVKLALSNRVLLPAWMARPGMIATGVASVLIMLLAGRKEETFIMKGLMGVMRLTVLGGIFSFLGDFLSYLRLMALGMTTGGIAMAINAICLKALPIPKFLGVLIWIPMTLMLGVFINVLGGYVHTLRLQYVEFFQKFYTGGGEPFRPFAKNFKNTLVKQVPQTGGD from the coding sequence GTGAGTCTGGTTAAGATGCAGAAAGTCCTCCTTCTCGGCCATAAGTCGGAGAAGGAACAGTTGCTTAGAACACTCCAGGAAGCAGGTATACTCCACCTCTCAAGCCTCAACGAAGAAGAACTCGCGAAGGAGATACCGGACCTTGTGCCCGGTGAAGCCATTCCGGGAAAAGAACTCGAATCTCTGGTGAGCGACCTGAACGGTTCCATCAACTACCTTTCCATCTATGCAAAGCCGGCAAGCCTCATGGAAGGGATCATTCCCAGCAAACTTGAGTTCAGCCAGGAAGAGAGCAACGAGATAATAGAATCCTACGACGCGTCGGAAACCATCTCCAAGTGCAATAAGATGTTGAAGGAAAGAGAAGCCTTGAATACAAAAGAAAATTCACTCAACGCGCACATAGGCCTCCTATCCAACTGGACTGGGCTGGATGTTGACCTCGAGGATGTAAGAAGCACTAAGAGAGTGGCAATAATGCCAACAACTATCCACACAAAACTGACTCGTGAAGAACTGGAGGTTGAGTTCAGTTCATCACCGGTTGACATGGAAATCGTACATGCTGAAACCGGAAAAGTGAATTGCATACTCGCCTACGCTAAGGATGACGAGATTGAGTCAAGAGATTTCCTCAAAGGATTCGACTCTGAGACAGTCGATCTGACCGGCCTGAAGGGGACGCCAAAACGGATCATCGACGACGCACACAAGGAATTCCTCTCTGTCTACAAGAGGAAGCAGGACCTGGCAGATGACTCAAAAGAACTTGAAGCCGAGAGAAAGAAGCTGCTGCTTCTATACGATCACTACAACAGCCTCATGGAGACGAAGCAGGCCGAAAGATTCTCGCTTGACACCAAGAACGCCTTTGCCTTGACAGGATGGATAAGACGCACGGATAAGAAGAAACTCAATTCTATCGCGGACAGCTTCGAGTCTGTGTCCCTAAGCGAAGCAGAGCCGGACAAAGGAGAAGATCCACCGGTAGAACTTATCAACTCAAGGGCCTTCAGGCCCTTCGAAACCGTTACCGAGCTCTATTCGATGCCCAGGCACTTCGAACTTGATCCGACTCCCTTGCTTGCTATCTGGTTTGCTCTCTTTTTCGCGCTGTGCCTGACAGACGCTGGGTACGGACTGATTCTGGCAGCCATTGCCCTCATCATGATGCCCAGAGTCCAGGGAAACAAAAGAATACTCTGGCTACTGTTCACAGCAGGCGTCACTACTATACTCGTTGGCGCCCTAACAGGTTCCTGGTTCGGCGACCTCGCCGATTACACCAATGTCCCTGCTCTTCTGAAGTTCCGTCATGCCGTGCAGCTCTTTGATCCCATGGAGAGCCCCATAGTCTTCTTCAGACTTGCTCTTGGATTAGGCGTCATCCACGTCTTTTTTGGCCTCGGTATAAGGATATACCAGGACATAAAACACCGGGCCTATCTGGACGCTTTCGCCGACCAATTCCTCTGGTTGGTCTGGTGGATTGGTGTTATCATGTTACTTTTCTCAACCGACCAGGTAGTGAAGCTTGCCCTCTCTAACCGTGTACTGCTTCCTGCGTGGATGGCCCGGCCTGGAATGATAGCAACTGGTGTAGCGTCTGTGCTGATCATGCTTCTGGCAGGAAGGAAAGAGGAGACCTTCATCATGAAGGGGCTCATGGGTGTCATGCGCCTGACAGTTCTTGGGGGAATCTTCTCATTTCTAGGCGATTTTCTCTCGTATCTAAGGCTCATGGCCTTGGGCATGACCACTGGTGGCATCGCGATGGCGATAAACGCAATATGCCTGAAGGCGCTCCCTATCCCCAAGTTTCTTGGTGTGCTGATCTGGATCCCCATGACTCTCATGCTGGGCGTCTTCATAAATGTTCTGGGAGGATATGTCCATACTCTCAGACTGCAGTACGTTGAGTTTTTCCAGAAGTTCTACACAGGAGGCGGGGAGCCATTTAGA